The genomic DNA ATAATTGCGATATAGCATAACTGAGATGCCTCCTATTTAATCATATTTTTCAGCCACGTACTGTTGATAGCGATTATACTCTTCCTCATTTAACGTTATCTTAATCTCAATTCCGTCCTCTATATAATTAGTTTCCTGTATATCTCCTGAGTCATGAAAATAAGATAACAAATCCCCTCTATCATATGGCAATATCATTCTAACACTATAATACCTATTTTTCATCCTTTTTTCAATAGTATCAAGCAATACATCTAATCCTTCACCAGACTTTGCAGATAAATAAACAGCATCTGCCTCCAACCCTAACTTCAACTCTTCTATATTTTCTACCACATCAACTTTATTATAAACTACTATTTGTTCTTTCTGTTCGCATCCTAATTCTTTTAGTATCTTCTCCGTTGTTGCTCTTTGAAGATCCAATTTTTCATTAGTCAAATCCATTACATGCAGTATCAAGTCTGCATAAACTACTTCTTCGAGTGTGCCTTTAAAAGCCTCAACTAAATTAGTAGGCAATTTACTAACAAATCCAACAGTATCTGTAACCAAGAAAGTTTTTCCATTATTAAGCTTTGATTTTCTAAGTGTAGTATCTAATGTCGCAAAAAGCATATCTTGAACAAACACTTCCCTACTCGCTTCAAACTCGTCATCTAATTTAGCTAGTTGATTCATAAGTGTAGATTTTCCCGCATTTGTATATCCGACTAGCGCAACTATTGGTGCTGATGAATTAAGTCTTTGCTTCCTATTTATCTCTCTAGTCTTTTCTATCTGCTTAAGCTGCCTTTTTATTTCTGTCACTCTCTCTAGTATATGTCTTCTATCCATTTCAAGTTTTGTCTCACCAGGACCTCTAGTACCAATTCCAGCACCCATTCTCGATAATGATACCCCTAGCCCAGTTAGTCGAGGAAGTCTGTATTGATGCTGAGCCAATTCTACCTGTAACTTACCTTCCTTAGAAACTGCTCGTCTAGCAAATATATCAAGTATAAGCCCCGTACGGTCTATTACTTTACATTCCACTTGCGCTTCTATATTTCTAATCTGTGCCCCTGAAAGTTCATCGTTAAATACAACAGTGTCGACTTCCATATTTTTGACAAGCTCTGCTAATTCTTCAAGTTTTCCCTTTCCAATGAATGATCTTACATCCACTCGTTCTTTCGATTGACTAAGTCTACCAACAACTTCACCATTAGCTGCTTGAGCCAATTCTTCAAGTTCATCTAGCGATATTTCTAACTCTTTTGCATCTTCACTTTTTAATGCCATTCCAACTACTATTATTCTCTCTTTTGTTTCCAATTTATTTTCACTCATATTATCCTCCATAATCACACTAAATATATTGCCACTGTTACCAATTTTAATCTAATTTACACTTAGCTGTAATAATTATTTAATTTATTGGTTTTTGATGTTATGTTATAATTTACTTGGGCATTGTGGCTATTTATATACTTTATTGTAACTTATATTTTCACATATGCCTATGCTAAAAACATATAAAATTATTTAAACATAAACAGAGCCATCATAAATATTATTGTGGTTCTAATTATTTGTCAGGAGGATTATATGTCTAATACAAAGTCTACTAAGACTAAAAAACCAAAAACCAAAAACAAATTTTTGAAAGCTTTGAAGATTACAATCATAACATTAGTATGTATTGGAATCATAGGAGCTGCAACCGGTATAGGTATAATAATGGCTGTCATACAAGATGTGCCTGAAATAGACTATACCAAAGTCGCTACGTCACTTAATGAAAACTCTGTCATACTTGACGAAGAGGGTCAATTGATAGAAAAAATTCAAGCAGTGGAATTTAGAACTATCGTTGACATATCTCAAATACCAGAACAAGTTCAAAATGCATTTATAGCAATAGAAGATGAGCGTTTTAGAACTCATAATGGATTTGATTTAAAACGTATATTCGGCGCATTATGGGCTGATATAAAAGCTCGTCAAGTCGTCCAAGGCGCTAGCACTATCACTCAGCAACTTGTAAAAAACCTTTATCTTTTCGATGAAGTAGATAAGCATAATCTGGTAAATGATGTAAAACGTAAAATAAGAGAGGTTTATCTAGCCATTGAAATGGATAAAAATCTTTCTAAAGATCAGATTCTAAACGCATATCTAAATACAGTAAACTTAGGTCGAGGTGCCTATGGGGTACAAGCTGCTGCAGAACTTTATTTTGACAAAGATGTTTCTGAACTAACTCTAGTCGAAACTGCTATGTTGGCCGCCGTTCCAAAAAGTCCAACGGCCTATTCTCCTTATATCCTTCTGAAACCAGAAGATGTGGAAGAAACTCATGTAGTTTTGGGTTCTGTAAATGTACTAGGTACTAATTACACTGCTATAGTAAATAAAGAAAATATAAAAAGGCGCAAAACAGTCTTGATAACTATGCTGAACAATAAATTTATCACTAGAGAACAATATGATGAAGCTCTAGCTCAAGATCCTGCTGATATTATCAAAATCACAAAAAAGATTAATGAGAATATAGAAACATCATACTTTAATGATTATGTAAAAGATCAAGTAACCAAGGATTTAATGAAAGAAAAAGGCTACACCAAAAAACAAGCTGGCGATTTAATTCGAAAAGGTGGACTTACAATTTATTCTACAATGGATATCGGAATGCAAAGTAATCTAGAAGGCATATATGATCAATTTACAGATTTGATTCTAAAAGCTACTCATAAAACTAGAGCCTCAATAAAGGGAGCAGTATTAGTTAATCGTAATAATAGAATAAATAACAATATCGCAGATAGCAGAAATAAAATAATCTACTATGAACAGCCTCAATTGTATAACAAAGATTATGAGTTAATAATAGACAAAGGAGATTATAGTATAGACGATTCTGGCAATTTAATAATTACTTCTCCTAAGGTAAATTACAGAAACTTTGATACTGCCGCTCACTATATTATAGATGGTGATAAAAATCTATTGACTTTCGCTGCTGGATATATTCAAAATCTTGAATGGAGTCCTTCTGAGAGCACTCCTAAGATAAAGATTTTGAAATCAGATCGCGAAAATAAACGAGTAATAGTTAGCAATCGATTCTTAAATTTCACTGATGATTACTACAGAATAGATCCTAATGGCAATTTACTACTAAATCCAAAATATCTAGTTGTAAATAAAAATGGAATAGTGCAACCTCAATCTTCTACTATAATAATGGATTATAGGACTGGTAAAATAAAAGCCTTAGTCGGAGGTCGTGATATAGAAGGTCAAAAGCTTTATAACAGAGCTACATCTGCTAGACAGCCAGGCTCTTCACTAAAACCACTTAGTGTTTACTTACCTGCATTAGATAGCGGATTGACTGCAGCTAGTACTATGGATGATATTCCTTACTACACAGCTTCTGGTAAACGTTGGCCTGCAAACTGGTATGGTACTAGAACCGCAGCTAAAGATGATAATTATCGTGGAATCAACACTTTGAGAGAAGCTGTACAACAATCTATAAATGTTTCAGCAGTAAAATATCTAGAGTATATTGGAATTCCAACAAGCATTCAATATCTAGGAAAACTTCATCTTATCGATACCGAGAATCCTAGTAATGACTCTTTCATAAGTGCTAAAGAAGCTCAAGCTAAAGGCTCTGGCGTTTTCGATGAAAACTTATCTGCTTTAGCTTTAGGTGGCATGAGTCATGGTATTTCACCACTTAGAATGACAGCAGGATATGGTGCTATTGCAAACAATGGAGAATATATAGAACCTATAGCCTATACAAAAGTATTAGATAGACATGGCAAAGTTTTACTTGAAAAAACACCAACTAGCAATATAGTTACATCACCACAAGTAGCTTATATAATGTCTGATATCCTAGAGAGTGTTATTTCAAAAGGAATCGGTACTGCCGCTGCTATTTATCCAAGAAATACTACGATACCCGTTGCTGGTAAAACTGGTACTACTCAAAACAAATCAGATGCTTGGTTTGTTGGCTACACTCCATATTATGTTTCAGCTACGTGGATAGGTAATGATAGCCCAGCGATAAAATTATCTGAGGGTAGTAAACTAGCTGCTAACCTTTGGAGAATCGTAATGAAAGAAATGCATAAAGACTTACCAGCTAAAGGATTCGACAAACCATCTGGTCTCACTACCGTTGCCGTTTGTAAAGATTCTGGCCTATTGCCAAATGAACTTTGTTCAAGAGCTATTAGTGGTTCTACCGTATACAATGAAATTTTCATAAAAGGCACTGAACCAAAGGAAAAATGCAATATACATGTAGAAGTTCCTATAGATACCACTACAAATAAATTAGCTACACTGA from Tissierellales bacterium includes the following:
- a CDS encoding transglycosylase domain-containing protein, encoding MSNTKSTKTKKPKTKNKFLKALKITIITLVCIGIIGAATGIGIIMAVIQDVPEIDYTKVATSLNENSVILDEEGQLIEKIQAVEFRTIVDISQIPEQVQNAFIAIEDERFRTHNGFDLKRIFGALWADIKARQVVQGASTITQQLVKNLYLFDEVDKHNLVNDVKRKIREVYLAIEMDKNLSKDQILNAYLNTVNLGRGAYGVQAAAELYFDKDVSELTLVETAMLAAVPKSPTAYSPYILLKPEDVEETHVVLGSVNVLGTNYTAIVNKENIKRRKTVLITMLNNKFITREQYDEALAQDPADIIKITKKINENIETSYFNDYVKDQVTKDLMKEKGYTKKQAGDLIRKGGLTIYSTMDIGMQSNLEGIYDQFTDLILKATHKTRASIKGAVLVNRNNRINNNIADSRNKIIYYEQPQLYNKDYELIIDKGDYSIDDSGNLIITSPKVNYRNFDTAAHYIIDGDKNLLTFAAGYIQNLEWSPSESTPKIKILKSDRENKRVIVSNRFLNFTDDYYRIDPNGNLLLNPKYLVVNKNGIVQPQSSTIIMDYRTGKIKALVGGRDIEGQKLYNRATSARQPGSSLKPLSVYLPALDSGLTAASTMDDIPYYTASGKRWPANWYGTRTAAKDDNYRGINTLREAVQQSINVSAVKYLEYIGIPTSIQYLGKLHLIDTENPSNDSFISAKEAQAKGSGVFDENLSALALGGMSHGISPLRMTAGYGAIANNGEYIEPIAYTKVLDRHGKVLLEKTPTSNIVTSPQVAYIMSDILESVISKGIGTAAAIYPRNTTIPVAGKTGTTQNKSDAWFVGYTPYYVSATWIGNDSPAIKLSEGSKLAANLWRIVMKEMHKDLPAKGFDKPSGLTTVAVCKDSGLLPNELCSRAISGSTVYNEIFIKGTEPKEKCNIHVEVPIDTTTNKLATLMTPMEFIEKKVVIKREPPYNPDDHNGFMPRDYQYSYDAFVPDDGVLLPNDEVIDPNTMPVTPGTDNSLMPDEAPSGPSEPPAWLFGPSDDASSSDE
- the hflX gene encoding GTPase HflX — protein: MSENKLETKERIIVVGMALKSEDAKELEISLDELEELAQAANGEVVGRLSQSKERVDVRSFIGKGKLEELAELVKNMEVDTVVFNDELSGAQIRNIEAQVECKVIDRTGLILDIFARRAVSKEGKLQVELAQHQYRLPRLTGLGVSLSRMGAGIGTRGPGETKLEMDRRHILERVTEIKRQLKQIEKTREINRKQRLNSSAPIVALVGYTNAGKSTLMNQLAKLDDEFEASREVFVQDMLFATLDTTLRKSKLNNGKTFLVTDTVGFVSKLPTNLVEAFKGTLEEVVYADLILHVMDLTNEKLDLQRATTEKILKELGCEQKEQIVVYNKVDVVENIEELKLGLEADAVYLSAKSGEGLDVLLDTIEKRMKNRYYSVRMILPYDRGDLLSYFHDSGDIQETNYIEDGIEIKITLNEEEYNRYQQYVAEKYD